In Drosophila santomea strain STO CAGO 1482 chromosome 2L, Prin_Dsan_1.1, whole genome shotgun sequence, a single window of DNA contains:
- the LOC120458523 gene encoding uncharacterized protein LOC120458523: MSPKFALAILLLSCVLLGMANAQQNRRSQQSRPPRPNIGPRMNQDGSLPPNYPPPAEDAVASGGSATVDCVPNLLAGNIRDTRKPRPKP, from the exons ATGTCTCCTAAATTCGCTCTTGCAATTCTGCTGCTCAGCTGCGTTCTCCTAGGAATGGCGAATGCCCAGCAAAACAGGCGCTCTCAGCAGTCTAGACCTCCCCGACCAAAC ATCGGGCCCCGAATGAATCAGGATGGTTCTTTGCCACCAAATTACCCCCCTCCGGCTGAGGATGCTGTAGCCAGTGGTGGTTCTGCCACCGTGGATTGCGTGCCCAATCTACTGGCTGGTAACATCCGTGATACCAGGAAACCTAGGCCCAAGCCATAG